A single window of Apium graveolens cultivar Ventura unplaced genomic scaffold, ASM990537v1 ctg6948, whole genome shotgun sequence DNA harbors:
- the LOC141703662 gene encoding uncharacterized protein LOC141703662 has product MEIEKDKDFRWPKPEKRDKNQFRRFYKDVGHDTNDCRQLMDEIEYLIRRVKCERFVKCDDEGGPKRDDDQGDNNKSRNPHPRGPVINMISEGPTATGITKNSCKAYVRDVMSIVGDGSKRAKAEMTLEFDNPDLDGWKFPQNDPLVITLLIGNCPDKRLLVDNGASGDILFRDVFQRMGYTDSQLTPSDVPFYGFNQVECQVKGAIRLPVTIGEEPR; this is encoded by the coding sequence atggagattgagaaagataaaGATTTCAGATGGCCGAAACCCGAGAAGAGAGACAAGAACCAATTCCGTAGGTTCTataaggatgttggtcatgacaccaaCGACTGCAGACAGCTCATGGACGAGATTGAATATCTCATTCGACGAGTAAAATGTGAAAGGTTCGTCAAATGTGATGATGAAGGAGGCCCCAAAAGGGATGACGACCAAGGAGATAATAACAAAAGTCGAAACCCACATCCCAGAGGGCCAGTGATCAACATGATCTCCGAAGGGCCAACGGCCACGGGGATAACAAAGAACTCTTGTAAGGCTTATGTCAGGGATGTAATGAGTATAGTCGGAGATGGATCCAAGCGTGCCAAGGCTGAGATGACACTTGAGTTCGATAACCCCGACCTTGATGGTTGGAAATTTCCTCAGAACGATCCCCTAGTTATCACTCTGTTAATCGGGAATTGTCCTGACAAAAGACTCCTAGTTGATAACGGAGCTTCCGGGGATATTTTATTCCGTGACGTGTTTCAAAGGATGGGGTATACTGACTCCCAACTGACCCCCTCTGATGTACCCTTCTACGGGTTTAACCAAGTGGAATGTCAAGTAAAGGGAGCAATTCGACTCCCCGTGACTATTGGAGAGGAGCCCAGATAG